The sequence TTTCTTATGTCcgagtcttaaaaaaaaaaaaaaaaaatctgactttcCCTTGACCTGGTTATCTTTTCAAGCCTTCAATTTATGCAGTTTCAAGTAAGAGACATCCCTGAGCCTGTTTCCTGAGTACAAGATCAGGAATGAAGATTTTAGTGTGCTGTCTCTGAGGGCCAATTCCACCACACTACCAACAACTGAGAGAGGATGGGAAGAGCTAATGAACATGAAAGACAAAACTAAGGCCTCCATTTCCCCTGAATTACAAAGCTCAGCTCAGTAAGGGCTCCCCTGTGTCCTGGGAATCTAGAATTCAGTACTGTTATTAGTTTTACAACTATATTCAACTTCATTCCTCTATGTAGCACCTCTCATCAGTAAGTCTCAAAgctcttcaaaaagaaaaccgGTATCGCAGTCTCCTTTTCACAGGTACGGCTGTCTGCAGAGATCAAGCACTGACCCTATGGCAGATCCAAGCTGCCTGACTCCGAGTAGCTCAGACCACAATCTGCTAGGCAGCACTGGCTTGGGTGAGACACCGGTTAGTTCTGGTTTATGTGGAGGGAAGGGACTGAAAGATATCCATGCAGGTTAGGCAATTTGCCATCGATGAGCTGTACAGCTGTTATGGGAGAGAAGCATTTATTTCCTCCGTCCCTACCCCTCCTTGCACACAGAGCAAACACGTGCAGCTATATTATTAAAACAAGGGAGCAGAGGAGGTTTCATTAGACTGAGAAAAAGATGCATACTGGGAGCATCATTTATTTATCTCTGAGCGTGTTTTAGCATCCCTTTTGCTGGGAAGTAGCAATAAAATGTAACATATATGTCACTTCTCCACGTCAAGCACAAAGATGAGCTAAGTAAAACTACAgcaaggcaggccccaaaataGAGAAACAAGGATTGTTTCAGCTAAATTTCCAGTGCTTCAACAGGAACACACTTCTGTTGCAACCAACACGGACAGTTTTTTCTAAAATGACCGAATAGTCTTTGTTTGGGTtttactaaaacaaaataaaatacagcaagtcTCATCAGAAGAAATGATTGCTTGTCGTTGCCCTGCTCCTGGATGCTGCCCTGAGTACAAGGCCAACCCACGGGAGGAGACGCAGGGGTAACAACACACAGAACAGAAGGACAAAGCACAAATACAACCTGCccatcagcagctgcagctccccaaGAAACCAGCCTGCGTTACCCCAAGGCGCTCACTCAATTTCACGCTGAAGGTGTGATTCAGTCCACAATGTGCCGTTACAGACTTGTGCCTGGCTAGCACTCCCACATTACAGCCCGAGTGCTCCACAGCTTACTCTGCTCGCTACACCTTCATCGAGCTCTGGTAATGACAGCAACAATCCCTGTGGATCTAGCAGGGAAAAAAGGCAAGGTATTTTGACAGCAACAACAGAAGCACAACGAGCCACGCAGAGTTTGTGCCTGAGCCCCATTTTAAGGATGCCAGGCGCCAGCACAGACCTGTGGTGGGTCAGCACAGACACTGTAGGCTCAAAGCAGTTTACAATTTACAACTCAGATACTAAACAAACCCTACAAAGGCTGGGCCATCGACCCACGTTTCACGTTTTTGTGACCTTCACCCACCTGCATATTCCACCAGAGAGGACTCTGCACCTCCCAGTTCAGCAAGCTGAATTAGCCAGTCAGTGGCGTTTCGCATTGATGGGGGTTTACTTCCTATTTTAACCAGCACTATTTTTGTGCATAATCCATCTTAGCTATCAGAGGacttttacattcatttttgcCCACTACGTCCAACAAAAGGTCAGGCTATAAAGTATGTTTCACGAGTCAGGTGATCAGTTAGGACTGAACTCTACCATCCATTTTGCAAAATATCTGAAAGCAGACTAACAAGGCAGTCAGGAGGAAAATACCCCTAGCCTGGATTTAAAAGTTTCAGAGCATTTTAGACCCCCAAATGAGCAATTCTCCAGCTTACGTAAACGTTAATCAGGTATCAGCTGCAGAATTCACAGACTGTGCTCTgtaattaaagcattttataCTTCAGAGTCTTGCATTCTTAGATAGGTACAACCTACACACTCCTTTATTAGACCAGAGCTAAGATTCAGGGTAAAAACAAATAgtcaaagaaagatgaaaagaatgCCTGCATGTGAAaacccgaaaaaaaaaaagcttaataacATTTCGTCTTATTTTTGGAGAAATCAGGCAATCACAAGTTattgtttctgtgctgctgacaAGAGGGGGAAAGCTGCAGATTTTCAAAACATGGGCCAGGCTTTAGCTTTTCTGGGGAGAAAGGCAGGGAGAGGAATTCAGTTTGTTCTCTCAGACCACATCCTGGTTTACAGCCAACCTATTTACCAGCCATGCCTAATTTAGCCGAGGATTTCTCTAGGAACCTATAACCACAGATAGTTACTGATCCGTAAGTAACTTCTCCAAAGTAAAGCATGCCCAAACGGTACACAGTGCTTAGGGAAATGACTTGACACAGCATCTACCCTGACATGcatttttccataaaacttTCTCCTACCGTGACTCCGACAGGCATGATTTATTACCCCACCTCTGgctttgaaggaaaaagccTGTGCTGTTTATAGCACTGGTCCTCCAACGTGTTTGACTTACAGGCACAGAAGTTTAGCACAGAAGCCTTCCCTTGCACAATCTCCTCCAGCTCAACGAAGTCTCACTCTATTCTTTAGCTTCGAAAGTTAATTCTTATTGTTGACAAGAGAGAACCAGCCCAAGCAAACAACTCACTCCTTGTTCGAACTCTGCAGAGGTTGGACAACAGAGGATGACTTACCTGATTTACCTCGCGCTCAAATGTGCAGTCACCTCCTTGACCTTCTTATACACTCAGGCAGCAAGTGGTACACAAATGAATAAAGATCTGTACATAACCTACTCAGGAGACAGTACAAGCACTTTCCTAATTCACAACAACCATAATTCAGCTTCCTCTACCACGTTCCTGCAGCTTGATTCTGCTGCATACTCCTAGTGAGGCTGATTTACAGCCAGGAAAGCAGAACTTGCTGCTTCTACTTGTGTGATAAAATCTGATTCAAGTGATGCACCAGCACAGTACCTTAGCAATCAATTTCCTCAGTGTTTAAAACGACACAAAACCATGCTTTCATGTTCAAACTGTGGCACTTGTTTCACTCTGCTTCTCTCTGCAAGAGCTACATCTTCACACACTGCTGAATTTTTGTCTGACAGACCACCGGGGAGTTAAACTAATTTAAGGGGAATACATTTTCGCGAGGTAGAAGTCGTGGTATTTCTATAGCCAGGGGAAAATTGATGGcaaaataaaactcattttgaattctgaccacaagaaacagaagaatgttAGTGAAAGATTAATTcgaagaaaatgaaaactctgCTTTTACGCTTGAATTTTTAATTGTCAGCTTAATGTACTCGGActtgcagaaaaacaagctgCGTGTGCCGTATCAGCTAAGCACAAGATATTTATACCCAAAATGTTGGTTTTCAGAAGTAAATAGGAGTTAAGAAAGCTACGCAGGAACAAAGCTACgaataaataaaacccaacaaGGGTTTCCAGCCGCTGAATGCTTAGCTCTGTAAATGTCCAATCTCTACAGCCCAAGATTCTCCCCTTCCTCATCGCAGATATTGATGAACAGGAGGAAACCacagaaacacagcacagctcctccttcATGTGTCACTTCTTTACATACTAAAGCCAGTCTCCTGGGAAAACTACATCCCTGCGTGGAAGCAAAGGGAAACGAGAGTGACAGGACTGCTGTTCGATGCACACACCGCACCTCTCTTTGCAAAAAGCGCAGCTTTCAGCCTTCCAGATATCagtggcagcaggcagcttttctccctgctggctgcctgtgTGCTTGCATCTTGCCATGTTTTTAGGGGGGAACTTGCTGCTTCGCTCAGCGTTCCCTGCTCAGCCACACCTCCCTCCACTTGTTCTCCTTAATTTGTCCCTCTTACACCTCCACCATACAGCCCATTGGATACACCCCTTATATATGGAGTGCTTAAGACTTACCCCGTACTGCTCAGTCACTTGGCTGGGTGTTGTGTCTGCCTGAGGGTGCCCAGGACACTACAGAGGGTACAGCCTTCCTATACAGTGCCTCCATCATACGAATAGGGCTGTTCAGGACTACCAAAACGTATGAATGTCTCTTTAAGCATCTGAATGTGCTCTGAGCTCTCTCCAAGCCACAGGAGCACACTGATTACACAGGCTATCGTTAGTAGCACTGCTTGGAACGAAGTTTCTTATCAGATTTCAGAATCAATTGAATTAAATCTTATCTGTATTTGTCCACCGCTGCAATGATAAAGGCACTGAtatgagaaaaactgaaaaatggagaaattcAACAGTGACACTCCACACAAGCtgaaatacttcttttctttctccctccctgaCAGAGCAACAATATGAACCCTCGTTGAGCAGGAATACACACCTCATGAACCCAGCTGTAAAGACACACTTTTGTAACCAAAAACAAGTACCATTTTTCAGAACTAAGCCTCCAACACTCACCCAAGGTGTTTGTTGCAAAGTTTTTCTCAAGTCCATCTTCAGTTAATTCTCTGTTGTTCACCATACATCCTGCATTGTTGATCTGTAAGACAACTCCTGTAAACAAAAGCAATCTACACAAGCAAGACTAAACATACAAGCAGCCCATGCTAGTTAGCTGGGTTTTGACACTACAACACAAAGCTACAGATTGTTTCTATAAaccatgaaacagaaaacatgtgAGAAACTCAAAAGATGCAACTGAAAAATTACTGCATTTATCCCTCTCTCTTTTATAGTTAGATCTGTGCATGTGAACTGAGAATGGACAAGAGCAAACAGACCGTGGAGacttctgcagcagcatttaGGGGAAATTAAGCAGAGAACTGCAGTAGTGATTGTGAAATCTGGACTACTTGCTGGATAAGTTCAGAGGACAGGCACTCCAAAAACAGACACACGACTTAAGAATGCAAACTTACCAACACGTTTaatttatgttcatttttgaATTGTTCAGCAAACTTCCAGATTTCCTTGGGATTAGATATATCCACAATATGCAAGAAGACgttctaaatggaaaaaaaaaaagtaagttacAGTCAGCGTCAACAGTGAATAGGCCTTGTTCACCATTAAGGCCCGTCGAGgtgaaaagcattttaagtcatatgaaaaaatatatatattctctccAGAACAGATCTAAAACACTTCTGGTTAACATGCAAAACTGGGAAATCTAATTCTTGTCCATAAAACATGTTTAGTGATTTCATTCAGCTGCTGCTAAGCCATGGCTTTTTAATGTTGAATGCCTGGTTGAAGAGaccccagcttttatttctgcctgGCAATCCTGCATGGGTACCCCACCCGACCCACGtgctgcatggcacagcacagatTCACCGTAAGGTAAAGCCCAGGAAACAGTGAAGCTCACAAGCCACGTGCAAATAGCATACTCAGACAGCCCTGCTTAGTTAAAATGTATGTGATGGACAgtcaagcagagcagagaactAGAAAAGTACTGCAAAGCTTGCAAAACCTGCGTTGAAATGATTCATATAGCAACTTCTTTAGCTGAAAGCAACTTTCCAAAGCAATGCTCAAGGtcacagcatttgaaaaaaaataggttggaagggacctctggaggccccCTGGGCCCACCCCTGTTTCAAGGCAGGTCACTGGGATCAGGTTGTGCAGGGACATTTTCtttatctccaaagaaggagattTGCCAGCCTCTCgaggcaacctgctccagtgtttgaccacccccagggtgagaaaacaaaaatccctgcTATCTAATCAGAACTTTTCCCTGTGTTGCAATCTACATctgctgcctcttgtcctttccCCGCACACCTGCCAGAAGAGCATGGCACTgcctctctgcaccctcccaTCACGCGGCAGCAGACCACAGTAAGACCcatctcagcctcctcttcttaATACTGAACAAAACCAACCCTCTCAGCCTCTCACACGCCACATGTCCCATCTCCCTTGTCACTTTGGCAGCCCTCCActggccctgctccagcacatcAATGACTGCCTTGTCCCGGGGAGCCCCACACTGGACACAGGGCTCTTGCTGTGGTCTCACAAaggctcagcagagcaggggatgTACTTCCCTCATCATGCTGGCTATAGTCTGGCTCATACAGCCCAGGGTGTCCTTGGCCTTCCTTCCCCTGGGCACGCTGCTCCCTCAGGGTCATCTTGTCACCCCCAGGGCCAGAGATCATATCGTTTACTTCTCAGAGTCAGAGATCGTAAAGGCCAAAGACAAAGTGGCACCAGCTGCGTGTCCAGGTGCTGACCTGCAGGGTGTGTATGCTCCTACCCATGTCCTTGCCTGTCACTGGAAGGATTTAGGAGTACTGCTTGGGTCCCTACGTCCCTCACCCCCTGTAACTGCTCATGATACACCTTGTGAGGATGTCACTCCTCACAATGCCACTGGTGCCTACGTGGTTGTGCAACAAGGTGTTAGTCTGAGGGCCACACAAACCTCAGCAGACTCCCCACAACACCCTAGATTTGAGTCCTCAGCAAGTGACAAACCTCTCAGGACATCAAGCCGAGATGGCAGACCGGTGTCTCCATCCCCCACAGGACGGAGCCTCCAGCCATTATCACCACCTCCTCCTGGTGCTGACAAGGGCTGAGGCTCTGCCAGCTCCAGTGCCTCCCCTGACAGAGCTGCTTCCTGCCCTGTTACCATGGCGCTGCACCTATCCTGCAAACGCCCATCTGCAGGCTGACAACAAGCCTGccttctcctgccagcagccacaAACCTCCAGCCTTCCCCACCTTAGGAGTCTCCACCCACTGCTTCGTTGAGGACAGCCCCAGCTGTCCCTCTTCCACGCAACGTGGGGTTTGTGCCCTCCTTCGACTCCCTGCCAAGACCCTGTCCACCTCTCCCTGCAGTCCAACATCTGCCACGTCTTCCCTCTGGAGAGGTGCGTCACTGTGCCCGCTCCGTCAGCCTCGAGCAGTGTCGGGTGCCTTCTGCAGCACCTTTCCACCCTAAGCAAATCGCTAAGTCCCCATTAGCCACCCtacattttgaaatactatgggcagggatgtggatgcagtaaaaaaaaaaaaaaaaaaaaaaaaaaaaagtttgacatGAGAGCAAAGTTATAATTTTCCAACCCACTAAAGCCAgaagtattttctctctccaaaacATCTACCAGCTTTTACTTCTTGTTAAAGgcaattcttttgttttctgtaaatttctGTCACCTAACAGAAGCACGGTAACATTTATCAGCATGCAAAAGCAATGTCAAATCCTACCCCTCTCCTGCATAGCACTTAATCTCAAAGACATACCACAGATAGTCTTATGGCGTATCCCTGGAAAAGGCAGTTCGAAGATAATTATGCAGAGAATACGAGAATACGTTCTCactgaaaacaacaaataatCATTAAAGGACCTCCTCTTTTCCCAAactgtttctttaaatactCATTATACAAGCAGAAGAGATAAGTAAAGAAGCTGGGAAAATTATAAGGCATCGCTCCCAGCCTATAACTCTGCTTCCTTGAAGATAAAAACACTTGGCTTTTTCTCTTCAGCCATTGTATTTTAGCTCCTTATTTGAATTAGCTCAGAGTTTTCTCATTGTAATGCTCATTTTTGACCAAAAACTTGACTCTGTTCTCCACACCCGATACCTCTCTAAAAGCTTTCTACTTTTAGAGCTACTACAACCAACTACTGGAACAGAGGAGTAGGAGATTTGGGGGCAGATGTTCAATATTACAAGTGATTTCAGAGAGTGAAAAAGATCTAAAACAACACTTATCTGCTGAAGCCTGTCGTGTTGACTCAGAAAAAGGACCCACAGATCTGTTCCCTATAAAAGTCCTTGATGGCAGCAAAGTCATTCTCAAGGTGAAACCTAATCTCCATGAGTAGATCTAAATTAATAGATCAGGAGACCTTCCTAGTTCCCAGGTCAAGGTGCAGGTGCCTGCCAAATAGTAACTCCTTCCCAGCACTGACCTTTGGCATGTGTTGCTgtggaagctggaaaaaaaattcaggtgTATATTACAACAGGATCTCTGTCCAGGTGACCAGGAAGAGTAAATTAGGTCTGGATGTGGCTTGTCAAGTTGCAGACAAGGCATTTTCTTAACTCCCTGGACTATTTCTGAATGGGTACTTGTAAAGAAGGATGTTCTTGTGAACAAATTATTAAACTGACTCTTCCCAGTGCAGTCCCATGTCCTACAGGTTCATCTCGTACAGCTCATCTAACACTTCACTGAATGCTCCTTTCCATACAAGCGCCCAGTCCCCAAGGTCACACACAAGTTCTGCAGTGTCCTCATACTCCTCCCCCACTAGAGAAACTACAGGCTTGCATCCTGCCAAAGCTGGATGTGCAGTAGACGTGCTGCTTTCAGAGGAAGAACCCTTTTTGTCTCGAGTTGTGTTTCACCAAATGGTAGAGCACAGCATGTGAAGGAACCTTCAGAGGTCATCGAACTCACCCCTCTTCCCAGACTGTCTGACTGCAGTTAGGAAAGGAAGTAACACGGATAATCACCAGTCCTTCCACAACTACAGCCAAGGGATTATGCCTTCATAAACAGCTGGAGAGTACTTATTTCTGCAGAAGGACTGATCTAATTCACCTCCATTAAAGAACTGAAGTGTAATGCTGGTTGTGTCACGCTAGGGAGCTGAAACCAAAGAGCAGAAATTTAGTCAATATGTTATCCCTAACCATAAAAAGTCTTCACGATTTTTGATCCATATTAAAAACTATTACTGGAATCAAAATACTGTGTTCGAGAGCCAAAGCAccacttaaaatgaaaacagctctCCACCCAAGGTAGAAAGTCACTGACTGCACTTCTCCACAAGCACACCCTCCTGAATAATTAGCAAAGCAACACTGACAGCTACAGGGGGCTACTGCAGAGTGATATATGCAGAGGCAAAAAGAATCTCTAACAGACGGCAGGAGACAAGGAAGAGATCCTACAAAGAGCATGGGGCTAGGACCACATACAAGAGTTCATAAAACAGGAAAGCCAGCCTTAGCAAATCAAGAACATGTTACTCATGCACAGAAAACCTCCAACACTGCAAACTCATAAATGTTATTGCAAGAGTGTTGCAATGAATTAACTTTGAAAAGCCTCGGCCACATAGCCAGGAATAGTAAGTAGGGAATGACCAAgcataaagacaaaaaacactAAGTAACACATGCTGCTGGTGATGTCATTAaccacagaaaactgaaaacatcgCCCAGTGAAATTAAGTTACTTCAGACCGTGTCAGTGATAAGCTACTGTACGTTTCCATGTCTGTAGGAAAATACTATTAAAAGCACAACAGCAAAACAGTGAAACAGAGTATCTCAAGGCCCCTGTGGTAGTAAAAAAGTGAACTAAAGACTGAGTAACAACTCACCTGATTGCCCGTTTCCGTCACTATTTCTCCTTTGGCATCCTCAGCTCGTTCCTTATTCCGGCAAACCAGGTGAACCGTGCCACCTGGTGGATTTCAACGAGAAACACATTTGACAATTAATTACTAAATATGTCATCAGCGAAAAGAAAGGGCCAGAAAGGGATTTCCAGTTTGGAGTTCTTGATTAGGCTTAGTTTTTGGTACaagtaagaaaaaatgagaaacctTTTGCGACTGCTTCCAGTCTGTGGGAAACCTGTAGCTTTCCAGTAGCAGTGGCATTCCTGGCAAGGACCACGGGCTATTAAGGGTGTTTCAACAAAACATTCAGGACACAATGAGTGGATGTACAAAGAAATGTAACAGGGTCCCAAAGTAAGGCTGTACATACAGAGAAGGCCACTGCAGCCTAGGCACTATCAGCTCAAACGATTTTCTGTTAcatttgcacagcatttttagTGTTGATGAAATACCAGGGCTGCACTGGAAATTAAAGCTAAGACATCTGTATCATAAATGCTTGCTTTGGCGCACGTCTTAGGAGGTTTAATAAAGGGCTTGAACAGCACAAGTGACTGGAATTGTTCTGTGAAAAGGGAACACAAAACACCAGGTATCAAAACTCTTCTCAGCAGTGGAAGATGAAATGACAAGGACCACGGACACAAATTGCAGCTTGGAAGGCTCAGCGCAGgcattaagaaaaaagttttcacaAGGAGATAGATAACGCGGTCCTGAAAGGTGGTGGAATTTCCTTCCCTGGTGGGTTTCAAGCTCCAGCTAGACAAAGCAACGGCCAATTTGATCTAGTGGCTCAAATGGGATGCTGGATAAGATGACCTCTAGTAGTCCCTCTTCCAAATAACTTTTCCACGAAAAGAATACAAAAGACAAGGGTGTTCTCAAGGGCCTGGATATGTATCATGCCCTGATAGCTTAGCCGCATTAAAGAGAGCCTACGAAATCAGTACAGGTAGGCATCActctttttaatctttatgCTTTGATTCCCTGATTATTACAGGAAATTTCTCAATCTCAGTCACAGGGACACACGAACTCTTCACTTTTATCTGTTGTTGAAGGTGTTTTAAGGTTTGCTAGCAGCCCACTGCTAGAAGGCTTAAGCAATGCAATCCCAAAGGAGTGATGACTAAAACAACCAGAACCCAAATGCAAGACACCAAGCCTATCGTAGGCATAGAGCAGCCATGTAGTGCACACCCACGTAGTGCACGGCCCAGTGTGGGCTCTGAAAGCGCAATTGGCAGCCCGTGAGAGATGTTTTTCCATGGACCACAATTATAGCAAGCATACTTGGCACACAGCTGATGCTTTGAGGCTCTTGTGAAAATTTCTAACAGGGTGCAATTCCTCTACCACCCTGCCAGAGTTGGTCGCACTGCTTTTTCTGAGTGCACAACTGCAGGCAGCAGTAGGAAACTCCTGAATCCAGGATAATGATACGAGCGATACTAACCAATGTTTAAGACACTTTTCTTCTTCGACCTGCTTGTGCTACACAGATGCTGTGCCTTGAGAGTACCCTTCACAGTGAAGCACTGAATACAGGCAGATCGGAATGAAAGACAGACCGTGCCCCAGTGAGATTAGATCTCACCAGTGAGAGAAAAGACAAACGTCAGAAGAGGCAGCGTACAACGCTCATCTGTTTGGCCACTCAGCCACTGTAGGCTTCACTGCAAAGGAGGGCTTTGGTGAGAGATCTCAAGGCAGTTAAGGATGTGCATTTCCAAGTGTTTAAAGAGCTCTTCCTGAAGCACAAAGGAGAGGACAAGTAATGTGCACTTGTATAAATTAAACACAAGGAAGAGATGGCTGCCCTTCCAGCTGATCATGAACATTCTTACAGTCCATGGTATAGTCCCAGTGGTGGGTTTGCAGGGCTCTGGATACGGACATTTTCTTGCTGCCAAGGACAGGGAGTTGTTTCGGTATGATTCATGGACtacaaaaagcatttaaatgtattttccatggGAAAGGTCTAAAATTATCCAAATTTAAACAACACTGGGAACTGTCAACATGGCTGGGACAAGACCACATCAAACCAGAAGTGTTCATAAGTCACACAGGAAAGCCCAACTCCACAACACCCAtatgtactgggtctggctgggatggaggtaATCTTCTTCATAGTGGCTTATACAATGCCATGTTTTAGATTTGTGACTAAAACACTGCTGGTAACACACTAATGCTTTATCTGGTGCTGAACAATGCACAGTGCCAATGCTTTCCATTTCTCACTTTGCCCCTCCAGTGAATAGACTGGAGGGTGCAGATGAGGTTGGGTGGGGACATGGTCAGGCAGCTGATCCCAGCTAAACAGAGAGAGTCTGTGCTGTATATCATCATGCTCAACAGTAGAGGGAATACAGGGGGTTCAGGAATTGCCATCTTTTGCTTGGGAACTGTCTGCGCATCAGTCTACCCATGGGAGGTGGAAAATGATTGCttttgcatcacttgttttattttctttgtctcttcaCTTTTTCACTTAataaactccttttttttttcctcttcttttaaaACTGGTCTCACAAGTTCTcacttctgttcttcctttcctcttcctccatccTACCAGGGGTGGAGGGGGAAGTGAGCAAGCAGATGTGTGGTACTTCGCTGCCTACTGGGGTTAACTCACTATGCCATATGACACtgattcagagaagaaatgaaatcagGCTAGAGAAGGTGTCATCTCAAGACTGCCATTATTTACAAAGGTATGATGTGCATGAACATAAAGCCAATAtagcttgttttttcttctgctaagtctgaACTCCTTAATTTCTTGTCTTGGTGCACTTCAAGAGATTCAACTAGAAGCCAGAGTCCCGACAGCTGACATGGAGTTTCAGAGCAACACACGCAACGATGGCATCAGGAAGACacttataaaaacatttcaacttCACATGCACAGCTGTAGCCTAGAAGGGTATCAGACCAGAAGTCTGAGTCCAACATTATTATCTGGGTTCCAAATTCAAGACATGACCAAATCCTATGAGTATCTGTTCACCCTGACAGCATGCAacacctggcaggcagctccaTTTGTGAGGAACAGCCACCAGGCAAAGCAATAAGGCTATTATGCATAATGGCAGTAGTGGGAACCTGAGATCAATCACATATTGGCACTGATGGGGATCTTTAACCCAAAGGCTCTTTGATGCCAATAATTTTGAGTTAGTTTAACTAAGTCCCCACTCTCCTTTATATGACAGTTGCTAGAGCCTAAACAGGCAAAGAAAGCGACAAGCTCCtctattttattatatatgcCCAAACTCCTGTCACTCTTGCACAAGGAGAATTATTTTATCAACTCCAAAAGGGATTCgttttttccttaaacagtAGCTAGCTTCAGTTCATACCATCTCCTTGCTTACAgatagcaacagaaaaaaaaataaaaggtctgTATGTAATCGGTTAAGGGGCACAAACCCCAGGTTATTATCGTCAAGATCAAGTACAATACTTTACTCTCCCATCTCCAGCTTGGCAAAGtcaatttgctttctttcatcatATGACACATTTGTAAGTTGTTCAAATAGTTCAAATTCTGCCAGGCTGCTACTTGTACTTAAAAAGACCTTGGTAAGTCACTGACATATTCAGATGACATTATAACATAGACAATATTGGTAAAGATGCACTTGAGAAACTTTGTAGGTTTTCTccacttatttttttgttccactatttcagttttctcacACTCAATCCTTTAACCCATACTAATAgcactgtaaaataaactgcctagcctttttaaaaatgctttttctgtaaGGACCTCCTGGGGTTCCTCATTTCTGCCTTGGCTCACCTCTCTTTGCTATCTCTTTGGCTGTGGCCTTGCCGATGCCACTGTTTGATCCGGTGATCAGAAAGGATTTTCCAGCCACATTCACCTCGAGATCTGCTGGGTTGAAGTGCTTGGAAGCAGATTCATAGCCGCCCCTAGACAGACCAGAGACCACTGTGAGGAACTGGAAAAGAGCACAGCCAGCTAACCGCAGGGAAGGTTGAGGAGCGCTTTCCCTGCACAGCTCAGatacttttttccccagcagatgCAATGCAGGCTTAacttccccctctccccattGCTCCCTGTGCTCTTTGGACAGGAAACACACAGTGCCAGGGACTGT comes from Anser cygnoides isolate HZ-2024a breed goose chromosome 1, Taihu_goose_T2T_genome, whole genome shotgun sequence and encodes:
- the DHRS12 gene encoding dehydrogenase/reductase SDR family member 12 isoform X5 translates to MSWYRNTVWFVKGLREYTRGGYESASKHFNPADLEVNVAGKSFLITGSNSGIGKATAKEIAKRGGTVHLVCRNKERAEDAKGEIVTETGNQNVFLHIVDISNPKEIWKFAEQFKNEHKLNVLINNAGCMVNNRELTEDGLEKNFATNTLGTYILTTALLPLLEKEADARVITVSSGGMLVQKLNVSDLQSGSGTFDGTMVYAQNKL
- the DHRS12 gene encoding dehydrogenase/reductase SDR family member 12 isoform X4; this translates as MSWYRNTVWFVKGLREYTRGGYESASKHFNPADLEVNVAGKSFLITGSNSGIGKATAKEIAKRGGTVHLVCRNKERAEDAKGEIVTETGNQNVFLHIVDISNPKEIWKFAEQFKNEHKLNVLINNAGCMVNNRELTEDGLEKNFATNTLGTYILTTALLPLLEKEADARVITVSSGGMLVQKLNVSDLQSGSGTFDGTMVYAQNKTGNQSLHTYR